The Girardinichthys multiradiatus isolate DD_20200921_A chromosome 9, DD_fGirMul_XY1, whole genome shotgun sequence genome segment gtggctggaaCAGTGCGTCCCaatctgtagcctcaaagcaaccttgcagagcttcttcagcttcctgtgaccattttctcacagtcctctttattacaggttgtctctgagcaaggggcttatatttcgagcagagaaaaacaagattgtgatctgattttcCTAGAGGAGGttgtgctgtagagatgtatgagtccttgacatttgcataaaacaaatccaatgttttgttttctctggtacagcagctgacaaactgttgaaacgttggaagtgtagcagagagtgaagcatggttaaaatcaccaggaattgccacaaaagcattggggttttgtgtctgtagtttagcaacaactgagctgatggcatcacatgcagtgtcagcaacagcagaaggtggaacttaaactgttaccaaaataacactggtgagctctctgggtaaataatatggacgaaaacttactgccaacagttcaatatctggactgcagagatgacacttcacagtaacatgtcctggattacaccatctgttgttcacaagtactgccagtccacctcctttacatttgccgctcctctttaaatctctgtctgctcgtatggttaaaaagcccggtagagagacgctggagtcggggatatgatcctgcagccatgtctcagtaaaacacatgatactgcatgcccggtactctggctgggtcctttgtagggcttggagatCCTGACAGTTATATGTCAAAAGTTAAATGTCATATTAAAGgtggatttcttttttatgatttatcaattttcctttttttttcgcATCACCAAAAATCTGGCATTTTAGCGGAATTAGCAGGAAACCTAAAAATTCACTGTTTGCAAATCATCTATTATTTAACATTCAGGAACACTGCTCCTGAAAGTGTTGAGTGCACATCATGACCACTTTTTATGATTCTTCATGTGAATCAGAAGTCATCCTACCTCAGCCAACACATCCACACACGCCAACAGAAAATTAAAGTGCTTCTCCAAATGATGGTTAGTTTTGTGAAGttttcacctttctttttaGTAGTTATTTTTTATGCTAAACCAAACCAAACGAACCACAGCTCCATTCAGCCACAGTATAGGCTCAAATATCACCACCAACAGTGGGAGTGGCAATCTTTGCAGATACtcctttaaacacacacacaaacacacccacacacactcacgcCAGGAATGCTACGCAAGTCCTGACACTTTCCAGAGATTGCATTCAGCCTTCTGTCATTTAACACAGGCTGGTTCTTAATGCAGGTAAGCCAAATTGGTTTTCCCAGTCTCAGACTCAGGCGGTTGGCTGACTTTTTAATAAtctattatttacttttgggCATGATTGTGAGCTTTCCGGCCTGACACACCTTgtatacaaacattttaaatttgtataTAGATTTCTGATCTTACCTCAGCTTTCCTCTGTCCAGGAATGTATCATTTAAAGTAACTACACGTCAGTGTGTCTTCCTCCAATAATATCCGTCTGCCTATGTGTGCTAAATGAGAACTTTGATGTCCAGTTGATGAACATTTATTATAGAGAACCTAATCgcttttcaaattaaaacactTTGGATTAATAGGTTAGAGACAGAGGTGAGTTACATTCATTTAGTAACTTTTTCACATGAACAGTACATGTAAAGCTGGTTATTTTATTTGGTTAGTTATTCTCTGTCTTCTGATGTGCCATTTGAAAGGAAAGTGAATCTGTAGTATATCAGTTTAAGCTTATGTAAGTTACCTGCTGCAGGTACTGATTTTAAACGCTGTATGTTGTGAAAAGgagatttaaaatgttatagTTTTCATGCATTAATTTGTTATTTAATGTTGatgttatttatatttgttttatttaaaaaaacaagaattgaaATGTTAAATAAGTTATGCCTTTGTGTGTCTGATAACAGAATTGTTAAGAAAAATACACCagacattgttttcaaaaagtACTTGAGTAGAGCTTAAGCTACTTGTTACTTTTATTTGAGTAATGTTATTGTGTAGTAATACTAGTCTTCCTTAAGTACAATTTCTGACTACTCTACCCAACCCTGGTTAGGGAGGGCATATGAGAAAAAGTTGTCTGTTTCCTTAGCATGGGTCCCTCTCTGAAATACTTTATGTAAACGTATCagccataacattatgaccattgACAGCAAGAAAAATCTGcactttagcaaaaaaaaagttaagaatCAAATTATTCACACAGACAGAAATTTTTGATGTAATTTGGTGCCCAATGCAGACCAGTATGCTGTATTTACACCACCCTGCCCACTTGTTGGCACCCCTACAGGTAAATACaggggtttggacaatgaaactgaaacacctgtcattttagtgtgggaagattcatggctaaattggaccagcctggtaaccagtcttcattgattgcacattgcaccagtaagagcagagtgtgaaggttcacttagtagggtaagagcacagttttgctcaaaatattgaaatgtacacaacattatgggtgacataccagagttcaaaagaggaaaaattgttggtgcacgtcttgctggcgcatctgtgaacaagacagcaagtctttgtgatgtatcaagagccacggtatccagggtaatgtcagcataccaccaagaaggacaaaccacatccaacaggattaactgtggacgcaagaggaagctgtctgaaagggatgttcgggtgctaacccggattgtatccaaaaaacataaaaccacggctgcccaaatcacagcagaattaaatgtgcacctcaactctcctgtttccaccagaaatgtccgtcgggagctccacagggtcaatatacacggcaggCTGCtagagccaaacctttggtcactcatgccaatgccaaatgtcggtttcaatggtgcaaggagcgcaaatcttgggctgtggacaatgtgaaacatgtagtgttctctgatgagcccacctttactgttttccccacatccgggagagttatggtgtggaaaagccccaaagaagcgtaccacccagactgttgcatgcccagagtgaagcatgggggtggatcagtgatggtttgggctgccatatcatggcattccattggcccaatacttgtgctagatgggcgcgtcactgccaaggactaccaaacctgtcttgaggaccatgtgcatccaatggttcaaacattgtatcctgaaggcagtgccgtgtatcaggatgacaatgcaccaatacacacagcaagactggtgaaagattggtttgattgGCTATGAAAGTAGAGCTAAAACCCAGCAGTAGCTAATGTGTAAGAAGTGTTTTCACTAAGACACCTCAAGGCATTAAAGCTTGTCAAACAAGTTAAACAAATTCAAAGCAGATGTTTCTTATGACTCAAaagcaccaatacacacagcaagactggggaaagattggtttgaggaacatgaaagtgaagttgaacatctcccatggcctgcacagtcaccagatctaaatattattgagccactttggggtgttttggaggagcgagtcaggaaacgttttcctccaccagtatcacgtagtgacctggccactatcctgcaagaagaatggcttaaaatccctctgacctctgtgcaggacttgtatatgtcattcccaagacgaattgacactgtattggccgcaaaaggaggccctacaccatactaataaattattgtggtctaaaaccaggtgtttcagtttcattgtccaacccctgtatatgtaaaATGATGTGTAGATTACATTTTATGGTTGTAGCAAAacctcacataaaaaaaaaaaaataataataaaaacaataaaaagctgATTACATTGATTCAGTGGGGAAAATGTGAGCATTAAGATATCGTTTTCAACAGCCTCACCAATTTGAATATTAATTAGTACTGACTGAATCCCCCCAAACAATATCACCAATCCACTGTAACAAAACGCATGTAAGTTAAGGCTTTTCTGTTATCATTTctcctttattttttcaagttGATCACActgtttaataattattatttgatCATCTATAAATTTATTTTCCTGTAGGGCGAAAATAAAATGCGCCACAGAAGACCTTTTCTCTTTTTGGCTCTAGTGGCCCTTATTGAAGAGCAGGTTCACAGGCAAGAGGGTGAAGAGAGAAGGGGAGGACATGCAGTAAATGTCTCAGGACATTTGCGAATCGAACCAGTGACAACCGCGTAGAGGACTATAGTCTCTGCACATGGCGTGCCTGCTCTACCAAATGGGCCATCAAGTGTCCCTTGGCTGTTCTTATAAATTCCAAAAACAAGGGTACATGCCGTCCACGTAATACAAGTGTGTAGAAAAATGACTACAAGAAAAATAGCTGCTTGCCTAAAGATGTATATGTCTACTGTCAGAGCAATAATGGAAAAAGTCTGAAacaaatagaatcataacaaacaAAGCTTGACGAGGAATGGAACCCGAGCTTAACCTCCTGCAGGATGTAAGGGATGCTGACTGTTAGAGACCTGCAGCAAGAGCAGCACCTACGGATAACCAAGGCTTGATAACACTTTTTTAAGGTTGTTGTTCATAACACAAGGGTGCCAGTGATTGTGGAGGGtgataaaaattatttaggAGCTGACACATCTAGATAGGAATAAGTTGTTGCATGAAAGGTGGAGCAATAGTTCTTCAAGCAGTTGCCAAAGCCTCCAACATTTAGTTAAATATGTGAAAGTGACCAGGCAGAGGAtgccacaaacacacattcGTCAGCAATAACGTGCAAATGTTGGGTGTCCTCTTTGCGAGCTGTACTCTTTATTAAACAGTGCAGTATGACACATTGTACGAGGATGTCCTGATGTTCTCCTAGGTTCCAGGATCAGAGGTCTGTGACATCCCAGTGCCTCACATACTGTACACCTGACAATACGAACCCCCTGCCTCTGGCAAATTCTAAGTGTCCGTGCTTTCatatcatttaataaaaaaattaaagcagaCTTACATGAGTGTTCCTGCTCTTcagaataacatttaaaatcGTCTAATTACTTCTCTTTTTCAGGTGTCGTATGGCCAATCTTAATTCAGATATTTCAGTAACCTGAGTGAATGGAGGACAGGAAGGTGGCGCAGTGAAGTGAAACCAGCCCAGGCTTTTCAGGGGAAAAGGAAGATACAGCACGCTGGCTTTTGTTTGGAGGGAAGCAGAGCTCTGCTGAGATCTGATTTCAGCGTGTTCAACATGATGGAGCACTACCGTTGCTTCATACAACTGAGAGAATACAGTAATGGGGCCAGCACTCTGCTAAAGAGCCTGAAAAAAGTTGACCGGACATGACAACACTTAGTAGTTGGAGGTACAGAAAGAGAAGACGGACAAAAAGAGACAGTTAAAAGTTGGGAAAATTAGGAAACTAAGAGTGAAGTAAGATCCTGAAGATACATGCAACTTATGTTCAAAGATCAGTAGATTTAAGCGAGAGTCATAATGTTCATGAACTTTCGGCGAATCCACAAGTGGCAATTTGTGCAGCTGCTGACCACCGCCATGGTGCTTTGTGTAATGATGGTCTGCTGGGAGGAGCTGGACCATCGAGTTGTAAGCCACATGAGATCTTTTTCATACCGTTACCTGATCAACAGATACGACTTCCTAAATTCCACCTTCGCCATCTCCTATAATCATCACCACAGGAAGGATGGCTCCGGCAGTGTGGGGGGTCATTCAGTGAATTATCCATACCTGATCAACCACCCCAACAAATGTAGAGTTGCAAATGGGAAGGATTGGGATGATGTCCTCTTGCTTCTGTTTGTGAAATCCTCACCAGAGAACTTTGAGCGGCGCCAGGCCATCAGGGAAACATGGGGTAATGAGAGCTTTGTCTGGTCAGAGCTGGGTGTGAGTGTGACATTTCTGTTTGCAATGGGTGTTTATTTAGATGCTGCTCAGCGGCCCCGAGTCCAAAATGCCCTGCAGCAGGAAGACAAGGCCTATGGAGACCTGATACAGCAGAATTTTGAGGATACGTTTCATAACCTGACGACCAAATTGATCATGCAGTTCCAATGGAGACACATGTACTGCTCACAGGCGCGCTTTTTCATGACAGCAGACGATGATATTTTTGTTCATATGCCAAACTTGGTGAAGTACTTGCAGCATCTTCTGGGTAGCCAATCAGGTGCAAAGGACCTATGGGTGGGACACGTTTACAAAGGAGCTCCTCCAGTTCGTCAGAAAGGCAACAAATATTTTGTCCCCTACAAATTGTACCCCTGGCCTTCGTACCCAGACTATACAGCAGGTGCAGGGTATGTGGTTTCAGGGGACGTGGCTGCAAAGATCTACCAGGCCACCCTGGTGCTGAATTCTTCCATGTACATTGACGATGTCTTTATGGGAATGTGTGCTAAGGCCATGGGGGTGTCTCCCCTGGCACATGTATACTTTTCAGGGGAGGGGAAGGCTCCGTATCACACCTGCATATACGACCACATGATTACATCACATGGTCACTCCGCAGATGTGCGCTTCCTGTGGCGAGCAGCAATAGACTTTACTGCATCCAGCAGCTCCAGAGGGTTTCTGGGTAACCTGTACTGCACAGCAGTTAGGGTAATGCTTCTGTGTAGGCCCTATTACCAAAACACCTACTCATGTGCAGctgcttttaaataaatgatctcTGAGGGACTACTCAACGTTTTATTTAGCATAAGACAAAAATAGTGCCTCTTAGTGTTATATTGTTTGTGCTGGCTGTGTTGTCTTTATGAATACATGCAGTTAAGACAAAAGCTTTTCTGTGCATACAAACAAAAGCTGCTTTTGAGTCATAAGAAACATCAGCTTTGAATTTGTTTAACTTGTTTGACAAGCTTTAATGCCTTGAGGTGTCTTAGTGAAAACACTTCTTACACATTAGCTACTGCTGGGTTTTAGCTCTACTTTCATAGCcaatcaaaccaatctttcaccagtcttgctgtgtgtattggtgcattgtcatcctgatacacggcactgccttcaggatacaatgtttgaaccattggatgcacatggtcctcaagaatggttcagtagtccttggcagtgacgcgcccatctagcacaagtattgggccaatggaatgccatgatatggcagcccaaaccatcactgatccacccccatgcttcactttggggatgcaacagtctgggtggtacgcttctttggggcttctccacaccgtaactctcccggatgtggggaaaacagtaaaggtgggctcatcagagaacaatacatgtttcacattgtccacagatttgagctccttgcaccattgaaaccgatgtttggcattggcatgagtgaccgaaggtttggctatagcagcccggccgtgtatattgaccctgtggagctcccgacagacagttctggtggaaacaggagagttgaggtgcacatttaattctgccgtgatttgggcagctgtggttttatgttttttggatacaatccgggttagcacccgaacatccctttcagacagcttcctcttgcgtccacagttaatcctgttggatgtggttcgtccttcttggtggtatgctgatattaccctggataccgtggctcttgatacatcccaaagacttgctgtcttgttcacagatgcgccagcaagacgtgcaccaacaatttgtcctcttttgaactctggtatgtcacccataatgtgtgcatttcaatattttgagcaaaactgtgctcttaccctgctaattgaaccttcacactctgctcttactggtgcaatgtgcaatcaatgaagactggctaccaggctggtccaatttagccatgaaacctcccacactaacatgacaggtgtttcagtttcattgtccaacccctgtacattacaTGTTTGTATAATTCATAACTTTTCTCTGGGCAGTTAAGTGCCTGAACAATGACTTCTCTGTTTAAACCGAACTAATTTACCAGCCTGTCCTGTTGGGCACATCAGCCAGACAGTCAAGGGAAAGCTGGATCTTTGTAGTTTTACTGATTGCAATAATTTCTTGTCGCCACTTGTTCTTCACTGCATCCtctttaactgtgttttaatgaataaaatatatttcaatacACTTtggaaagtcagtcagtcagtcattttctaccgcatattccatagtgggtcacgggggagctcgtgcctatctccagcagtctatgggcgagaggcggggtacaccctggacaggtcgccagtccatcacagggcactTTGGAAAGTATTTTGAAGAATTTGTCTGTAATGTCTTGTGGCTAAATTACATGTGATGCATTGCTTGTGGTgacttttgttctttttagttTCCTAAGTTTGGTTCAAAAACTGCAGCACTGCATTTAGCTAAGAAGGGTAAATAATGTCAAATcaacacatttgttttcataAATGGAGGCAAACACAGTTAAACCTTTTGTTAAGAGAAGCAGCAACAATTCAGCAGACTTtggaaaaagtattttatcTGTGTAATTACAGAGGCAAGAAACCAAGAACAATCACATGGAACCTTTGTGCATAGTCACGCTGTGACAGTGCCATGTGCAAAAATATTTCCACGTttagttttttcattttcttgctTTACACTTATTGCCAGGTTCTGAGAAGTGGGCACTGATTTTATGGAAAATGGTAGAAACAAACCAGCttgttttaaagtaaacatATTTGATTGTAATTGTGTTTTGGGGGCCTAAATGCATCGTGTTAACAGAAATagtatgtttttttcaaaatgtattgcCTTATGAGATCCAGGGCTATTCGAAGCACCTTGTTAGCACTGAATGCACTGGCCTGGTGATTTCAATAGATGAGGTTAATGAAGTGTGTGCTGACAGCAGTTTCCCATTACCTGCGTCTTTTGGACAGACTCTCCTCACTCTCATTTGAAACAGCAACATGGGTAGAGCCTCCCTGGCTTTCCTCATGCATCACCTCAATCTGTGAGaaaaaagcacac includes the following:
- the b3gnt5a gene encoding lactosylceramide 1,3-N-acetyl-beta-D-glucosaminyltransferase A, with product MFMNFRRIHKWQFVQLLTTAMVLCVMMVCWEELDHRVVSHMRSFSYRYLINRYDFLNSTFAISYNHHHRKDGSGSVGGHSVNYPYLINHPNKCRVANGKDWDDVLLLLFVKSSPENFERRQAIRETWGNESFVWSELGVSVTFLFAMGVYLDAAQRPRVQNALQQEDKAYGDLIQQNFEDTFHNLTTKLIMQFQWRHMYCSQARFFMTADDDIFVHMPNLVKYLQHLLGSQSGAKDLWVGHVYKGAPPVRQKGNKYFVPYKLYPWPSYPDYTAGAGYVVSGDVAAKIYQATLVLNSSMYIDDVFMGMCAKAMGVSPLAHVYFSGEGKAPYHTCIYDHMITSHGHSADVRFLWRAAIDFTASSSSRGFLGNLYCTAVRVMLLCRPYYQNTYSCAAAFK